Proteins encoded in a region of the Candidatus Hydrogenedentota bacterium genome:
- a CDS encoding flagellar basal body P-ring protein FlgI has translation MIGIRHTATGIALAALCALMAGPAGATRIKDLCEIQGARGNMLIGTGIVVGLAGTGDKSTAAITAQQRVMERLGIAVDSLKELKSDNAAIVMVTAELPAFAKEGTRIDVTVESVYDCKSLEGGTLLETYLHGPGDAETVYAVAQGPLSIGGFNATGGGGGGGVRKNHATAGRIPMGAFVEREAPSTITDGERLMLLLKRPDFVTADNIQNKLNEQIGPDCAAALGAGAINILIPEAERRDLVRFIARVQDIEVQSDMGSRVVINERTGTIVVGSRVMIKPCQVAHGNLTIKISTMPVISQPLPETQGQTVAAVARQTETREDEGFLLPVQGTSAGEVAEALNKLKTTPRDMISIFQALRQAGALEADLEIM, from the coding sequence ATGATCGGCATCAGACATACGGCGACCGGGATTGCGCTGGCGGCGCTGTGCGCGCTGATGGCCGGCCCGGCCGGCGCCACACGCATCAAGGATCTCTGTGAAATTCAGGGCGCACGGGGCAACATGCTCATCGGCACGGGCATCGTCGTCGGTCTCGCGGGCACGGGCGACAAGAGCACGGCGGCCATCACCGCGCAGCAGCGCGTGATGGAGCGGCTCGGGATCGCCGTGGACAGCCTCAAGGAACTCAAGTCGGACAACGCGGCGATCGTCATGGTCACGGCGGAGTTGCCGGCCTTCGCGAAGGAAGGCACGCGCATTGACGTGACGGTCGAGTCGGTGTACGATTGCAAGAGTCTCGAAGGCGGGACGCTGCTCGAAACGTACCTGCACGGTCCGGGCGACGCGGAAACGGTCTATGCGGTCGCACAAGGCCCGCTTTCGATAGGCGGATTCAACGCGACGGGCGGCGGTGGAGGCGGCGGCGTGCGCAAGAACCACGCGACGGCGGGCCGCATCCCGATGGGGGCCTTCGTCGAGCGCGAGGCGCCTTCGACGATTACCGACGGCGAACGCCTCATGTTGCTGTTGAAACGCCCCGATTTCGTGACCGCGGACAACATCCAGAACAAACTCAACGAACAGATTGGCCCGGATTGTGCGGCGGCGCTCGGCGCGGGCGCGATCAACATCCTGATTCCCGAGGCGGAACGCCGGGACTTGGTCCGATTCATCGCGCGGGTTCAGGATATCGAAGTGCAGAGCGACATGGGTTCGCGCGTGGTGATCAACGAGCGGACGGGGACCATCGTGGTCGGTTCGCGCGTCATGATCAAGCCCTGCCAGGTCGCGCACGGCAACCTGACCATCAAAATATCCACCATGCCGGTGATTTCGCAGCCGCTGCCGGAGACCCAGGGGCAAACGGTCGCCGCCGTGGCCCGGCAGACCGAAACCCGGGAAGACGAAGGCTTTCTCCTGCCGGTACAGGGCACCTCCGCGGGCGAAGTGGCCGAGGCGTTGAACAAACTGAAGACGACGCCGCGGGATATGATTTCGATATTCCAGGCGCTTCGGCAGGCGGGCGCGCTCGAGGCGGATTTGGAGATTATGTGA
- a CDS encoding rod-binding protein produces the protein MLLYVNPLESRAVGPTFAGRDPSAREKTALRELEHLFLFTMIKEMRKTTETAKPVDRSHAREIYDEMLDDALSGEMARSGQVGLAKTIEAQLRAAEQGIPARRAAPVKAMAHHADISKEFNRWEGVNGR, from the coding sequence ATGCTGCTGTACGTGAACCCGCTCGAATCGCGCGCCGTGGGCCCGACCTTTGCGGGCCGCGATCCATCCGCCCGGGAAAAAACGGCGCTGCGGGAACTGGAGCACCTGTTTCTCTTCACGATGATCAAGGAAATGCGGAAAACCACCGAAACGGCGAAGCCCGTTGACCGTTCGCACGCGCGGGAAATCTACGACGAAATGCTCGACGACGCCCTGAGCGGCGAAATGGCGCGCAGCGGGCAGGTCGGGCTGGCCAAGACGATCGAAGCGCAATTGCGCGCGGCGGAACAGGGCATCCCCGCAAGGCGGGCGGCGCCGGTAAAGGCCATGGCGCACCATGCCGATATATCGAAGGAATTCAACCGATGGGAAGGAGTGAATGGACGATGA
- the flgA gene encoding flagellar basal body P-ring formation chaperone FlgA, whose amino-acid sequence MALKRTVVENMRGFFIIASMRKPTPFSFIRPLSSFSLFFGLFLLSCSSFALSIAMKSEATVADPMITIGDVAMVSGEGADAVAALDLGPAPEAGAERRLTAAAVATRIRGAGWAAESIEMMGAPAVRVMGPCERITRDVIAEDLRRFIESKMPWTASEAEIEIARPPQDLVLPPGEVVVEWQTDPHYRYVGPAAFRGVVTVDGKPSRTILCRAKVEAYTDVVVAATALAADRPIELNDVTLERRAVSTLRDGAFLDPAEVAGMVPRVSVPAGQALTKRLVLPRMAVKRNQLVTVETQSGGLAVTTEARADMDGAIGSIVTCTNLNSKQPFQGVVRADGVVVIR is encoded by the coding sequence ATGGCGCTGAAACGGACGGTTGTTGAAAACATGCGGGGCTTCTTCATCATCGCTTCGATGCGGAAGCCGACGCCGTTTTCTTTCATCCGCCCGCTTTCATCCTTCAGCCTATTCTTTGGCTTGTTTCTTCTTTCCTGTTCGTCTTTTGCCCTTTCCATCGCGATGAAGTCCGAAGCGACGGTTGCGGACCCGATGATTACCATCGGCGACGTGGCCATGGTTTCCGGAGAAGGCGCGGATGCGGTTGCCGCGCTCGACTTGGGTCCGGCGCCGGAAGCGGGCGCCGAACGGCGGCTGACCGCCGCGGCCGTCGCCACGCGGATTCGCGGCGCGGGATGGGCCGCGGAATCCATCGAGATGATGGGTGCGCCCGCGGTCCGTGTCATGGGTCCGTGCGAACGCATCACCCGCGACGTGATAGCGGAGGATCTGCGCCGGTTCATCGAGTCGAAGATGCCGTGGACCGCCTCCGAGGCCGAAATCGAAATTGCCCGCCCGCCGCAGGATCTGGTGCTTCCGCCGGGGGAAGTCGTTGTCGAATGGCAGACCGATCCGCATTATCGTTATGTGGGGCCCGCGGCGTTTCGCGGCGTGGTCACGGTGGATGGAAAACCGAGCCGGACGATTCTGTGCCGCGCAAAAGTCGAGGCCTACACGGACGTTGTGGTCGCGGCGACGGCCCTTGCCGCGGACCGGCCGATTGAATTGAACGATGTGACGCTTGAACGGCGGGCGGTCTCGACGCTGCGCGACGGCGCCTTTCTCGATCCCGCCGAAGTCGCGGGCATGGTTCCCCGGGTGTCGGTGCCGGCCGGGCAGGCATTGACCAAACGTCTGGTTTTGCCGCGCATGGCCGTGAAGCGCAATCAATTGGTCACGGTCGAGACGCAGTCCGGCGGGCTGGCCGTCACGACCGAAGCCCGGGCCGACATGGACGGCGCGATAGGTTCGATCGTCACATGCACAAATCTCAACTCGAAACAGCCGTTCCAGGGTGTGGTTCGCGCGGACGGGGTGGTGGTGATCCGATGA
- the flgG gene encoding flagellar basal-body rod protein FlgG — MIRALFTAATGMIGQQMNIDTIANNLANVNTTGFKKSRVNFQDLLYETLKPAGTETAAGTTIPEGIQVGHGVRPSAIAKLFTPGNMIQTGNPLDLVIEGNGFFQILLPDGTTAYTRDGSFKLNQEGIIMTADGYQLTPGITVPTNYEQLTVGSDGTVSARIPGSTAPSNLGRIELARFPNPAGLDSRLGRNLLLETQASGPPTTGQPGLDGIGLLEQGFVENSNVQVVEEILQMIIAQRAYEANSKVIQTSDEMLQLANNVKR, encoded by the coding sequence ATGATTCGCGCATTGTTTACGGCGGCCACGGGCATGATCGGCCAGCAGATGAACATTGACACGATCGCCAACAATCTGGCGAACGTGAACACGACCGGGTTCAAGAAGAGCCGGGTCAATTTCCAGGATCTGCTGTACGAAACGCTCAAGCCCGCCGGCACGGAAACCGCGGCGGGCACCACCATTCCGGAAGGCATCCAGGTCGGCCATGGCGTGCGCCCGTCGGCCATCGCGAAATTGTTTACGCCGGGGAACATGATTCAGACCGGCAATCCGCTCGATCTCGTCATCGAAGGCAACGGCTTTTTCCAGATCCTGCTGCCGGACGGCACGACGGCCTACACGCGCGACGGTTCCTTCAAATTGAACCAGGAAGGCATCATCATGACGGCGGACGGCTATCAATTGACGCCGGGCATCACGGTTCCCACCAATTACGAGCAATTGACCGTCGGTTCGGACGGCACGGTGTCCGCGCGGATACCCGGTTCGACGGCCCCGTCGAATCTGGGCCGCATCGAACTGGCGCGATTTCCCAATCCGGCGGGATTGGATTCACGGCTTGGACGCAACCTGCTGCTTGAAACACAGGCTTCGGGTCCGCCCACCACCGGCCAGCCCGGCCTGGACGGCATCGGCCTGCTCGAACAGGGATTCGTCGAGAATTCGAACGTGCAGGTGGTCGAGGAAATCCTCCAGATGATCATCGCTCAGCGGGCGTACGAAGCCAACTCGAAGGTCATCCAGACCTCGGACGAAATGCTCCAACTCGCGAACAACGTGAAACGGTAA
- a CDS encoding flagellar hook-basal body protein → MQKSLYTAAVGMVAVEERQAVIANNIANASTTGFRRQQPVQKGFYEILTNTAKRPAWFDSQIGPGGGAQMVETFTDTAAGAFTATDDPLNIALSGPGYLAVSTPSGERFTRAGALTIDVNKQLATSDGFPVMGQGSQPIAINGTDVQIAGDGTVQVDGQAVGKLRLVEFEDPHMLERQGHNLYRASEAALGRSSEASGTTIHSKTLELSNVNMPKEMVSMISALRVYEANQKVIATADETMGRLIEQVGAPA, encoded by the coding sequence GTGCAGAAAAGCCTGTACACGGCGGCGGTTGGGATGGTGGCGGTCGAGGAACGTCAAGCCGTCATCGCGAACAACATCGCCAACGCCTCCACGACCGGTTTTCGCCGTCAGCAACCCGTCCAGAAGGGTTTTTACGAAATTCTAACGAACACGGCCAAACGTCCGGCATGGTTCGATTCGCAAATTGGCCCGGGAGGCGGCGCGCAAATGGTCGAGACGTTCACCGACACGGCCGCGGGCGCGTTTACAGCCACGGACGATCCGCTGAATATCGCGTTGAGCGGGCCGGGATACCTCGCGGTGAGCACGCCCTCGGGCGAGCGGTTCACGCGGGCCGGCGCGCTCACGATTGACGTGAACAAGCAACTTGCCACGTCCGACGGCTTTCCCGTGATGGGCCAAGGCAGCCAGCCAATCGCCATCAACGGAACGGATGTGCAGATTGCCGGCGATGGGACCGTCCAGGTGGACGGCCAGGCGGTTGGAAAACTGCGCCTAGTCGAGTTTGAAGATCCGCACATGCTCGAACGGCAGGGACACAATCTCTATCGCGCGAGCGAGGCGGCGCTGGGACGTTCGTCGGAAGCCTCGGGCACGACCATCCATTCCAAAACGCTTGAATTGTCCAACGTCAACATGCCGAAGGAAATGGTTTCGATGATTTCGGCCTTGCGGGTGTACGAGGCGAACCAGAAGGTAATCGCCACGGCGGATGAAACGATGGGGCGCCTGATCGAACAGGTCGGCGCGCCGGCATAA
- a CDS encoding flagellar basal body L-ring protein FlgH, which produces MKRRVMVFMALAALAPAAAFADSLFQASNVRKTTLIAKHNRFEVGDVITVLIQEKINASTTSNTNTKKESTVQSEAPMDASNTFLTDHSNTGLGIVSKEALPNWDIQAKNELKARGQTDRVAQLTTSISCLVTRVDDSGNLHIEGDKTVSMNREDSTIHVSGIVRARDVTPANTVLSTQVANAQIILRGKGPLWNSQRRGLITRMLDWFSPF; this is translated from the coding sequence ATGAAAAGACGTGTGATGGTTTTCATGGCATTGGCGGCGTTGGCTCCGGCGGCGGCCTTCGCGGACTCTCTTTTCCAGGCGTCGAACGTCAGAAAGACGACGCTTATCGCGAAACACAACCGTTTCGAGGTGGGCGACGTGATCACGGTGCTCATCCAGGAAAAAATCAACGCCTCGACGACCTCGAACACGAACACCAAGAAAGAATCCACCGTGCAGTCGGAAGCGCCGATGGACGCCTCGAACACGTTTCTGACGGACCATAGCAACACCGGGCTCGGCATCGTGTCGAAAGAGGCGCTTCCCAACTGGGACATCCAGGCCAAGAACGAACTCAAGGCACGCGGACAGACCGATCGCGTCGCCCAGTTGACGACGAGCATCAGTTGCCTCGTCACGCGGGTGGACGATTCAGGCAATCTGCATATCGAGGGCGACAAGACGGTTTCGATGAACCGGGAGGATTCGACGATACACGTTTCGGGCATCGTGCGCGCGCGCGACGTGACGCCGGCCAACACGGTTCTTTCGACGCAGGTGGCCAATGCCCAAATCATTCTGCGGGGCAAGGGCCCGTTGTGGAACAGCCAGCGGCGCGGGCTGATCACGCGCATGCTCGATTGGTTTTCCCCCTTCTGA
- a CDS encoding beta-galactosidase has product MTGCWGVLAMALIAAGSPPGGGVENLVDFAGGSLPPNMKLNNTSAQIVKRDGRRVLRVDFEAVDWPNVFFTPPDGPAWDWRDFAGIEVELDNPGRDAADVCIRVDNEGGDGLTNCNTGSASIAGRSSGTLRVRFSTHDSQRFWGMRGLPVRGPVGQGPALDLSRVVAYQVFLPQPQAPRTLFIKSIRLFGKGASLANLIAFPFIDRFGQYAHAEWPGKLKDETDFARRVAKERKDLAKTPRLPGRDRFGGWADGPQLDATGWFRTENVDGRWWLVTPEGRLFFSAGMDCVGTWEQTFISGRDGWFADLPPADDPRFKAMYGEVSGAHSMAEVIGGGGRTFNFYRMNLFRKYGDEWPDRWRESVYPRLQSWGFNTIANWSQGDVLDNSPMPFTASIGIGGECRFIEGARGYWGRMRDVYDPAFEQIAEQSIAPVAGHFGSNPLCIGYFVDNEMPWETIRHGALLSPPDQPCRQELVRQLQEKYGSLARLNEAWGTDAADWDSLRAPDKATQACRADLDAWVYRFARRYFEVVNAAVKRHAPNHLYLGCRFATAPDAAVKACADVVDVVSYNLYKRTIPCERWCGENGLGKPMIIGEFHFGALDRGMFHTGLVATENQKDRAAHYMRYVESVVRCPAFVGCHWFQYVDEPVTGRWFDGENYNIGFLDVTDTPYPEMIAAARKIHARMYELRASTTPLPSTTAQRGH; this is encoded by the coding sequence ATGACGGGATGCTGGGGCGTGTTGGCCATGGCGTTGATTGCGGCGGGAAGCCCGCCGGGGGGTGGCGTGGAAAATCTGGTGGACTTCGCGGGCGGATCGTTACCGCCGAATATGAAGTTGAACAACACATCGGCGCAAATCGTCAAGCGCGACGGACGCCGCGTGTTGCGGGTTGATTTCGAGGCGGTGGACTGGCCGAACGTGTTCTTCACGCCGCCCGATGGGCCGGCGTGGGACTGGCGCGACTTTGCCGGCATCGAGGTCGAGCTGGACAATCCCGGACGGGATGCGGCGGACGTGTGCATCCGGGTGGACAACGAGGGCGGGGACGGATTGACCAATTGCAACACCGGCAGTGCCAGCATCGCCGGACGATCGTCCGGCACGCTGCGGGTGCGTTTCAGTACTCACGATTCGCAGCGCTTTTGGGGGATGCGCGGCCTGCCGGTGCGCGGCCCTGTGGGGCAAGGCCCGGCGCTTGATTTGTCGCGGGTTGTCGCGTACCAGGTTTTTTTGCCGCAGCCGCAAGCGCCGCGCACACTGTTTATTAAGTCCATTCGCCTGTTCGGCAAGGGGGCCTCGCTGGCGAATCTCATCGCGTTCCCATTTATTGATCGCTTTGGCCAATACGCCCATGCCGAATGGCCGGGCAAACTGAAGGACGAGACCGATTTTGCCCGGCGCGTCGCCAAGGAACGAAAGGATCTCGCCAAGACGCCGCGATTGCCGGGCCGCGACCGGTTCGGGGGGTGGGCGGACGGTCCCCAACTCGATGCGACCGGCTGGTTCCGAACGGAGAACGTTGACGGCCGCTGGTGGCTCGTCACGCCCGAAGGCCGGCTTTTCTTCTCGGCCGGCATGGATTGCGTCGGCACATGGGAGCAGACTTTCATCTCGGGCCGGGATGGATGGTTTGCGGACCTTCCCCCGGCTGACGATCCACGGTTCAAGGCCATGTACGGAGAGGTAAGCGGCGCGCACAGCATGGCTGAAGTCATCGGCGGCGGCGGCCGCACCTTCAATTTTTACCGCATGAACCTGTTTCGCAAGTATGGGGACGAATGGCCGGATCGCTGGCGCGAGAGCGTTTATCCGCGCTTGCAGTCATGGGGGTTCAACACCATCGCGAACTGGTCGCAGGGCGATGTGCTCGATAACAGCCCGATGCCGTTCACCGCCTCCATCGGCATCGGCGGCGAATGCCGGTTCATTGAAGGCGCGCGCGGGTATTGGGGCCGCATGCGCGACGTGTACGATCCCGCGTTTGAACAAATCGCGGAACAGTCCATAGCGCCCGTCGCGGGGCATTTCGGGTCGAACCCGCTGTGCATCGGTTATTTCGTGGACAACGAGATGCCGTGGGAGACGATCCGCCATGGCGCGCTGCTCAGCCCGCCCGATCAGCCCTGCCGGCAGGAACTGGTGCGGCAATTGCAGGAAAAGTACGGCAGCCTTGCGCGGCTGAACGAGGCATGGGGCACGGATGCCGCGGATTGGGATTCGCTGCGCGCGCCGGACAAGGCCACCCAGGCATGCAGGGCCGACCTCGACGCATGGGTGTACCGATTCGCGCGGCGTTATTTCGAGGTGGTGAACGCCGCAGTCAAGCGCCATGCGCCCAACCACCTGTATCTCGGCTGCCGTTTCGCGACCGCCCCGGACGCCGCCGTAAAGGCCTGCGCGGACGTCGTGGACGTCGTCAGTTACAACTTGTACAAGCGGACGATTCCGTGTGAACGCTGGTGCGGGGAAAACGGCCTAGGCAAGCCGATGATCATCGGCGAGTTCCATTTCGGCGCGCTCGACCGGGGCATGTTCCACACCGGCCTTGTGGCGACTGAAAACCAAAAGGACCGCGCCGCGCATTATATGCGCTATGTCGAAAGCGTCGTGCGGTGTCCGGCTTTCGTCGGCTGCCACTGGTTTCAGTACGTGGACGAACCCGTCACCGGACGCTGGTTCGACGGCGAAAATTACAATATCGGATTCCTCGACGTGACCGACACGCCTTATCCGGAAATGATCGCCGCCGCTCGAAAAATCCACGCACGCATGTATGAATTGCGCGCGTCCACAACCCCGTTGCCGAGCACAACCGCCCAGCGCGGTCATTGA